GTCCAGAAGATGACCGGCGCCAAGAACGTCCGCCTCAAGACACAGCTCGACCCGGAGCTCATCGCCGGCTTCACCGTGCAGTACGGCCGCGACGGATCCAACCTCATCGACATGAGCGTCCGGAAGCAGATTGAGGAGATCGCCTCAGAGTTCGAGTTGCCCTCCGTTGCCCTCGAAGTCTGATCCGGCTTTAGGCGTCAATCCTCGCCCTTGAAGCCTAGGTCCATCCTGCTCCCCCTGCTCTTCTTCTGTATCATTCTCTGGTTGAATGAGTGATGAATACTATATAACTGGATTCCAGGATTCGTATTGTGCGCTTGCCTTGGCTTCCTAGCATTGTGCATAATTTGAAGACAAAGTGTATAGCTAAGTTCTGTGTCATCTCCGCAATGTTGATAGATGTTCTTTCATATTTCAGACTTAAGTGGAGACATACAAGGAAGAAACTACTTAAAATTGGTTCTAAAGTAGAGAAAGTGGTGGAAATGGTGAAAATGTAATGATTTTGTGCAAAGCCTTGGCATAATCTATGGTGTTGATTTGTAAACATAAGTAGCTTATAGCTTCAATGAACGCTAGGTGCGATGCGATTACACACTTTGGGTGGGAAGAGGAAGGTTCAGAAATCAGAATGCCTAAACGAGTAGAATAATTCAGATCATATAAACACGAACGCCCCAATTGCCAAACTCGGATCTTCCAGACTTGCACCCAACTGTTCTTGAGCTGCAGAACTGTCAATTTAATTTTTGCCGATTGCCAATCTAAATTTGAAGTGGTTATTCATCTTTGCAGCTGCTACTCTCTGGGAATTGTGAGAATCAAGTGGGAATGTTGGTCTTCTCCCCGTCAAACCTGCAGATCAATGGTGGTGGCTCAAATACATATGGACGGGCATTCTTTTCTGCATCTCTCTTTCCATTTCTTGGCGGGGAGCCTATGCAACTCTTTTTCCTCCTATTTTTGTGGTTGGCGCTGTAATATGTTTAAAACACGCAAGTATATAAGCTGAGTTTGCTCCTCCCCTCTGAAATACATACCCGCTGATAGTGCTGCGGTTTGAGGAAGTTAGTATAGGATGCCTGTGAATTGTTGTCCTTGTCCACCGGGAAATAAGATCATGCCGCGTCTGCTTGCTGCCTTGCGCTCCGTAACTATGCCGCAAAATGCATCAGGTGCTCACTCTGGTGCCTATATGTTCGTTTGAAACTACCGAGTTTTGTACGGGCGGGCACGCCGGCAATTCGGCCACTCGTGTGTCCTCGTACCGTGGTTGGTGTCTTCGTTTGCTGCAACACTGAGCTAACGACGAAGGCGTGCACGAAACTTGCCAGTGAATAGTGACGCTTAGCTGATATTTGTTCCGGGGTGATGAGTCACAGTGATGCTTAGCTGATATTCCCCTGCACGCTGTGAATTACATGCCCAAAGCAGCAATTCCACAAACAATTGCGAGTTTGAACGCGGGGGCTGCTATTGGTATTTCTATGCTTGTTATGGAGAGATGACACTAAGGATCCGTGGCGCAATGGTAGCGCGTCTGACTCCAGATCAGAAGGTTGCGTGTTCGATTCACGTCGGGTTCAAATCCCCGGTCCAAACGGATCTTATTTTATGCTTAATTTTCCCGTAATTCCTCTAATCTCAGCCGTCCATTCACCGATCTCAACCGTTCACATTCCACTAGTCAAAACCCGCCTCCCCTATCCGGCTATCCCCTTCGCTCCCCCGCGGCGGCCCAACCGGCCATCCCAGACACCGCGGCGGgagctcctcccctcccctcccggcgCTGCGAGCTGTGCGACCACAGCGCAATCCAATGCGAGACTAAGCCCTACCCTTCCTTCGATCCAACCCGATGCTCGCGTACTCGAGCACATCGAAACCATGGCCGCAGCGCCACCCGCCGTCCCCGAGCCAAGGCgcgggcgccgccaccgccgccgcgcgccttgTAGCGCTGGCGGCCAGGAGcaagcggcggggcgcgggcgccgcggcggcggagggggtggacGAGGCGGCTGAGGCGGCAGAGCTGGTGCGCTCGCTCCTGCGGAGGACGGGCGGCGGCAAGGAGCGGCTGGTCCCGGTACTGGACCGGCACGTTCGGGTGGTCCGCACCGAGCACTGCTTCCTCCTCTTCGAGGAGCTCGGCCGCCGCGACGCATGGCTCCAGTGTCTCGAGGTCAGCACATGAATCGTGTACTCATGTATACTTACCCCTGGAGTTATTGTGGAAACTTGAGCATTGCAAATCTTGGGTTAGAAACTTAGGATTGGTCTGTGGGTCATGAACTCGTGATGATTCATGAACCACTGTTTCTCTCTGTATGTGGGTAGTATACTGGTTCTAATTTATCTATCAAGAAGATGATTCCAGTACTCAGATCCTCCCAGAGAACGAAGGACTGCACTTCTCCATGCTATTTAGCTGCTGAATCTTACCACGGGTGGCATTCTTTTCTATGCCCTTCACTGATTCTCTGTGAACACCAATATAATCACAGAATCATTTAGCCATATTTTAGTTTAACTACTGATTCCATATTGTCGTGTTTTGCTAGGTTTTCAGATGGATGCAGAAACAAAGGTGGTATGTTGCAAACTTTTTTTTACTACTGATTCCATATTATCGTATTTTGCTAGGTTTTCAGATGGATGCAGAAACAAAGGTGGTATGTTGCTGACAATGGCATCTACTCCAAGTTAATATCAGTAATGGGAAGGAAAGGCCAGATACGTATGGCAATGTGGCTATTCTCTCAGATGCGGAACAGTGGGTGCAAACCAGACACTTCTGTGTATAACTCTCTTATCGGTGCGCATCTGCATTCCCGAGATAAGAGTAAGGCTTTGGCGAAAGCTCTTGGCTATTTTGAGAAGATGAAGTGTATAGAGAGATGCCAGCCAACGATTGTGACATACAACATTCTTTTAAGAGCTTTTGCTCAGGCTGGTGATACCAAGCAGGTAGACATCTTGTTCAAGGATCTGGATGAAAGTATAGTCTCTCCTGATATATACACTTACAATGGAGTGATTGACGCATATGGGAAGAATGGCATGATCAAAGAGATGGAATCTGTGTTGCTGCGGATGAAAAGCAAGCAATGCCGTCCAGATGTGATCACGTTCAATATACTCATAGATTCATATGGACGAAAGCAGACATTCGATAAAATGGAGCAGGTGTTCAAGAGCTTACTGCGGTCAAAGGAGAGGCCCACCCACCCAACGTTTAATTCCATGATAACAAATTATGGGAAAGCAAGGCTCAGGGAGAAAGCAGAATCTGTGCTTGGGAAGATGGAGGAATTGGGATTCAAACCAAACTATGTGACGCAGGAATGCCTCATCATGATGTATGCACATTGTGATTGTGTCTCAAGGGCCCGGCAGATATTTGATGAGCTCGTCAACTCACAAAACAAAGTACACCTGTCTTCATTGAATGCGATGCTTGATGCCTATTGCATGAACTGCTTGCACACAGAAGCAGATCGGCTGCTGGATACTGCACTTCAGAAAGGTGTTGTGCCCAGTGGTTCCACATACAAGCTGCTCTACAAGGCCTACACCAAGGTAAACGATAAGGTACTTGTGCAGAAGTTGCTCGAGAGAATGAATAAGCAGGGGATCGTTCCGAATAAAAAGTTCTTCCTGGACGCTTTGGAAGCATTTGGCACCTCTGAGAGGAAACCCAGGACATCATCAGCCGCAAACAATGCAAGCAAGCCAAGTGCAAATTCTGCAGGCAATTCAGAAACAGCTGCTTCTATCAAGCCAAATTTAAGCGTTTGGCAAGTAGCTGCTACATAGGCGGCCCGTTTGAAGAAGCTCGTCAAACTGCCTGACATCAGAAAAGAACACATTCGATCTACACCAGAAACCGTTAAGTGTACTTTGAGCTATATGGGCAGTTGCTCAGATGTTCCTCCTCTTTCCCTATCGATGAATGCTTACACCTTTCATGCTTCGGCAAAATCTTGTACACTCATTATGTGGTTATATCAGCTTAGGAATTTTTGCCTCGAGTTGGTCGTTGGACATCACTAGAATTCATGTTGTCTGTATTCTACTACTCTTCATTTATTACAGGTCTGTCATTGCTGACATAAAACGGCGAACTGGAATGGCATAACTGATGCGTAACATGTCCATCATGCGATAGTTCAAACGACAGGCTGCATTTTACATGAAAGAACCGAAATTCATCATATATCAAAACAGTATAAGCAATCATTCACAACGTCAATAAGAATGACAGAAAAGTTTCTACAAGTCCAGATGGCCCTCAAAATTGGGCAATCTGACGTAAGATAAGACTTAAATTGCGATGCTGAACAGGCAAACACTCATTAAGTATCGAACAAAAGGTTGCTTGAGTCGGCGGTCAGCCTCAGACATTTCGAGCTCAAAACAGTGAGTTTGCCTACCACTGAGGTTCCCATAAATACCAGCTTCAGATGACTTCTTCTGCCCATCCCTTTCCCTGCAGCTCAAAGCTTCTTGACAACAATGCACCAGTTGGATTTGTCATAGAACTGGTCAACAATAGCGGCGCTCTTTATTCCAAAGACTAATCTGAAATTAAGAAATTAATGATATGAGATATTCTGAATCAAAAGAACTGAGATATAGGCATACAGCAAAATGAAAATAATACATGCTTATGAAGTGCAAGCGGCATATTCTGTTTTCTTCTCTACAATGACATTTGCACTTACAACCCTGATAAGACAACCAAAGTGACAGGTAGCGACCTGAATGCCATAGAAGTATAAAGGTAGCCTTTCCGGATTACCTCTAATCAAattactcaaaaaaaaaaagattacctCTAATCAACAAAGATTCAATAAAAGAGTACAAGACAGCCAGCCAAATTTCAATGTCATCAAACTGCTTGTAACAGGTGGTATCATTCTTTTTAGCCATTCCATTTTTTGGCGGCCTTTTGCAACTAACAAACATATTTATATTGATCAAGACAATAGAATCACAAATAAAACAGCAGAATAACTCAAATCAAAACCCTGAGGAGGAAAGCTTCTATGAGGCATCACTACTATGGTGTATTGGTGACACAAATGCAGGATGTGACTTTATGCAGGTACTTAAAAACAAGAGGGGCAGTAAGTAAACTTCTTTGTATGAATGAAGAGTAAGAATACTCTACCTTTGAAGTTCTCCTTCAACAAAGACATGATAATAACGATTGTAGACCACCGTGCCCTTCTTCTCATCTTTCTTTGCAAATCCGCTCTcaagagcagcagcagatgcaccACCAATTTCAGCTCGGTGAAATGGTAGATGCCACGGGACAAAGTATTCCTGCTGGTTTTTCTCATTCCTATCAGCATTTGAATTACTACAGGCCGTAATGGTCTTATCCTCAATGCCATCATGACAGTTCTTCAATCGGTCATCTGCTTGATTCACTACACCAGCATCTTCATCGGTTTCTGCAATGCTTTCCAGAAGACTTGCAGATTGACTACGTATTGGAGGACTGCTCTGATCAACCCACTCTTCAATGTACTTCTCACAAAGGGGAGTCCACTTGTTGAGCAATGACTTGTCTTCCTGCTCCCTAGCCCAGACTGTGATGAGCACCAGACCACCTCTCCGGACAACACGGATTAGCTCTTCTATGGCCTTCCTCCGCCTATCATCAGTGCTTAGATGATGCAACACAGCAATTGAAATCGCCGCGTCACCAAAATTATCCCTGTACGGGAGGTTGACAGCATCAGCGACCAACACCTCATGTCCTCTCCCAGCACATATCTCAATAAGCGGAGGGCTTATATCACATCCTATGAAGAAACAATCAGGGTTGAAGCCCAAATACTTGCCATTACCACAGCCAGCATCCAGTACAACCGACCCTGGCCTCAGGGAATTCAAGAATTCTGCAACCTTGGGCCATTTAGCAAATCTTGTTGCACTAAAATGAGGAGCTATGGCATCATAGACATGATGCACATACTTCGTCTCAATTTCTGGAGTGCACTGAACACTTGAGGAGCAATTGCGATTTCCTTCAGCAGACACCCTATCCTGAGCCCCAATCAAATCATTTGGCCTCATTGAATTGTTGGTGGTAATATGTTGATACATCTGCttccagcaaaaaaaaaaaaaactgtgccGAAAGCTTATACTATACGGATTAGAAGCATGTATAGTTCTATTAAAGTTTCTTGCTGTTATCCCCGAAAATACCTGTACCTACAAGCCCTCTGTGAAAAGATATACGAATTAGCCTAACCAGTTTGCTGATGCATCAAATTTGATTAAAAGATTAAATTACCAACAAAAAACAGTTTAGCTTTGGTTCAACAATGGCGGTCAACAGATAAGACAGTGGGGGAGAAAAGTAGCATCATGCGGCAATAGTaacatgagtttttttttcaacgaaTTGTAACAATAGAGTTGCTATGGGTTCAGACCTTCAGATAAACTAGCTTTACAAAAATACAAGGATTAACCCCATCTAGAGTGGACTAAACCATGTGTTCGCTGGGATTGGATTAGTAAGCCATCACCAGAAGTAAATTTCATatggtgtaattttttttgacagcCTAAAGTACATACTTATAGCACATAATTGAGTACCGACAACATAAATTGTTCATTACTTGAAATTGTTCAACATATAGATAACAGATATACTAAACAGCCAACATATCAAAGTGGTAACGTCTGAATAAATAGAGCATAAAAATCTAACGAGTATTCAAGtttcagaagaagaaaaaaaaactcactgCATTGCTGCTAATTTTTCACAAATTCATAAGTAACTTGTAATCACAAATTGTAATGACATATTTTCACCTAATCACCTTGGTTCACTTCTCAGGCTGGATTCTTGCTGTGCACGTGTGCGGCGGCCCTGTGCAGCACGGCACCCCTGCGGCCCTGCGCGGCTGTGCCTGCTCGGCGCGCGcgagggcgccggcgacgagcgccgaGCGGCCGGGCGCTGGCCGCTGGCAGCTGGGGGcgcaaggcggcggccggcgggggcacGGCAAGCTAGGGCAGACGGCGACTCGGCGAAGGCACGGTGTAATCGGAGACGGGAAGGCCATGAGGGCGACGCCGGTCTGCAGGTCTGGAAGATGGATTTTGGGCCGTGTGTGCCTATGTGGGCCGGCAGTGGTGGATGGGAGATGGGTTGCAGCGAGTTTTTGGCTAAAAGAGAGATTGCGACTATAGTAGCCCGTTTGGTTGTatcatttctatttttttgaattatgtaCATAGAGTATACTACATATAAAAAAGTTTatgaaaaataaattattttttcataaaaataagTTCATAAAATATCcacaaaaaatatgaaaaacaaTTATGTTGATCAAGATTTATGACCCGCTTTTCCTTGGGATCTCGGTCTTTGACATAGCAACATATGAGAAACAATTATGCATTCAATATTTTttctaccctgagctccacatacgGCTAATTAGAGGTGGTGAAAAAGAGGGCATCATTTTGCTTTGGTGAGAAATTCAAATATAAATAGTGACCCGAGAGGATAATTCAAGAGCCAAGCTATATTTGCTTTTGAAATAAATAAATCCaagtttctaagcaaggaaGGCTAACGGATCTTCCCAAACTTCAATTATTAAGATTGGTTGGGTAGACATTCAGAAAGTTCACAGATCCATGTTaatccctccattccaaattgttgttcatttgactttttggactctaagtttgaccactcgtcttattcaaaaatttgtgcaaacattACAATTATATATGAATAGGTCGCATATGTGTTGAGACTAATAAGAACCAATCACTACTGTGGTCAAGTCACATTCACCGATTCACTCCCAAAAAATCAATGCAAAATCATAACCCCCTATTTTCCTTTCCCAGAACAGCATACATTACTCCTTTTTTCGAGTTACATACATACATGAATACAATATTTCTGTTACACGAGACAAAGAGACAGCTAAAAAGAATCGATATAAAGTCAACGTAGtaggaaagaaaaaagaagaagaaacgtTTTTTCTGTTTTGTGACATTACAATTTATACAACAGGAAGCATCCAATCCTCCATTCCCGCTTGTTACAACATGACGATCAGAATTCGCCCTCCAGAAATCTCCATTCCAAGGCATATTTGTCGGATATTTAGTATATACTTTTGGGATTTGAATGGCTTCAAGAATTGGATGTCAAAATGAATTCACACTCATGTGAACACAACAAAGCGGATGCAAAATCCTAGGACTACACAGATTGTACAGCATCAAGCAGGCGTCTTATCAGAGTATGGTGCATCCACATCTGTTCTGCTTGGGGGAATTGGCAAGCTGCTTCTCTGCAAAATTATAGGCGAACAACATGTTAGAGGTATGTTCAGAAGTGTCAGAAGTAAATCACATTGTAGCTTTCAGCATAACAGTTGAGATAATATTAAACCACAAATAGGAATTATTCAGTAGGCATGTCTATTAGTGGGCATGTATCATATTATTGCTCAAACATCCATCACATCAAGTTGGTACGAGTGCTAGCTTGGCAATTCTAAGTGCCTCAAGAATTGTTGCGCTGGAACTGATTAATGCTTGTCTCGTGGGTTCTATGTTCGAAAGTTTGCATATCTAGGCACGGTTAATTGTGATACTAGTGCATGCACCCACATGTACCCCAAAACAAAGTAAAAAAGAAATCCTGCATACAAGCAGATCAGCTAGCTTAATAACTTGAATATGGGTGTATTGCTGGTAACCACAAAACTACTGAAACTAAAGGTCTAGATTCCCATTGAATAACTGGAAACATCTTTCATGTTGTAGTATTTAATCAGAGGTGCCCGCCTAGACGCGTTCACTACCATAAGATTTTGAAAGGCAGTATGTTCCAAACGCTGGAAGTTGGTCACAAAGTACACTTCGTTTCAAATGGAAATAGAAATATAGGTCCTCCATCAAAAGATCCAAGAAAATGATATGAATAAAAGGCTGAAATTGTCGGCAATACCACTGTTTTTGTCAGCTTGTGGAGGTCGCACTACTACATGCATTGTAATTACACCTCCTGGGACCTCTCCTACTGGAACACGGGACTCTGCAAGTGTTCGGTTATTCTCCAGTATCCTTCCGGCATTGATAAGCTTCAAGTCATTGACAGTTTTTGGAGCTATATCCTTATCTGTTAGCAGAAATGAAAAGAACAAATTACATTCAACATTTAACAGAGCAAGTAAGAACTAAGAACAGCAGGCATGGATTGCAGAAAAGAGAATTAGCATGGGGAGAAATAACTAAATGTAGGTCGAGATATGACCACACAGAAAGTTTCCAGCATAATCAGGATCTCAGAGACAGAAAATAGAATGTGCTAATGCACTATTCCCAGATTGAAATGAAAAATTGCTAATTTGATGCAGATTCCCTTCAAATAGATTACTGGCAATGAGACAAGGAATATATCATGTTCAATTGTTCAAGATGGTTTGCATCGTATGGTTGGTCGACAAGCGCAGGCACGTGCAAGCACACATTGCTTTGTAGTGAACGCAGTATAGTTTCAGATATGATTCAGTCAGAAAGGCTTAATTTTTTACTTGATCTAGACCTTGGTTTGAATGTAAGAGCAGCTTATGCAAGTAGTTCATGAATTCATACCAAGGGAAGTTCTTCAACAAGTGGAAGAATCAGAGAACTGTCATTACTTATAGATTCATTATCAGAATTTAGATTTGCAATTCTACTGATGAatagttattatttttatccAATGTAAACAACTTATTCAATAGTACATGATTGACTATTATTTCTGAACATGTTCCAAAATGGCTTCTGCAGGCAGACATAAGATGCTTTAACTGTTAAGATGAAAACTGCTGCTTAGTGCATAAGTTGTGTCTGTCAGTAACTTTCATGTCCAGTCCATACTGACTAACATTCTTAAATGTTGGCTGACATCCAGATTATTTTTTATGTGATATACTATTTAACGAAGCCAAGGTTCAATTCAGAAACAGCACATATGTCTAGACGATTTCACCAAAGCCACGAGAACCAGAAAATTTAGAGTTAAGAATTGATTGTTTGCCCTCATCCAATAAGATGAACAGATAACATCATAGACTAAAATATTAGCCAGGTGTGTATTCACGGTGAAAGGTTGAACTGTTGAATTTCCCCATTAAAAACTTTCCTTAGCGCTACCAGAGCTCCCTTGACAAGTTGACATACTACAGGAGAGTAAATAGTTAAAAAAAAGATAGACAACAATTATTAACATGGCCATGTGTTCTTTGCATCTTTTACAGCAAGCAAAACAAGGGACCTTATTTGTCCATCCATCCCACCAATGGTTTGTTATTCAactgtttccaaaaaaaaaaactctatttCACTCTTCTGCCAAAAATTGGCAATTGTTTTCACAATCGAAAGATGGAATAGTCAGTCATGGGATGCTGCAGAAGCTAATTAACGAATATTGCATAGCCAGTTGTAGGATAATGCTGAAGCTAATAAATGAATAAGGCATAACCAGTTCTAGGACTTAGCTGAACAAGAAAACTGGAGCACTACTCAATTGACCATGCATCCAGGAAAAAAATCAAGCATGACACGAGCACCATACGCCACAAGCATAAGAACAGGCGGTTGCAGGAAGGCTAAACATGAGCACAAAGTGTAAAAGAAGCAATACACGATCCAGGAATCTCATGACACGGCGAATACTTCTGCGCCTAAAATTACTAAAGCATCCTTATTTTGTCAGCAGATCGAGACGGAGCACATGCGGGCGCTACCAATCAATAGGCCTCACCTTGCGGCCACCGAGCGAGGATGAACTCCTTGAGCGCGGAGACTGTGGTGGAGGGGTCGTACTTGGTGGGCCCGATGTCCGTGCCGTCGAAGAGCCGAAACCTGACCTCGATCGGCTCCTTCCCGCCGGCCATCTCCTTCCCGCCagatcgccgccggccggccgccccacCTCCTCTTCCCAAGATCCACGAAGCCCCGGATCAGAGGCCCAtagcagcaaggaagcagcaaAAAAATCCACAGAAACACGCGAAGGTGAGATTTTGACGACGAATTCTTGCTTCCGCGTGGGGTGAAAGCGAGGGGACGGCGACTCGGTGGGGGAGGAGAGGAAGACGAAAGAGCCACAGAGAGAGACGGGGTAGTGGGCTTCCTCCTCTCGGTGTATTGACAGATACGCCCAAGTAGAAGTTTTTAATTGCGGTTTTGGCATCGAGCCATGGTGGAGTGTGAAAGCGAGaggcgaggccgaggccgaggccgagcggGGAATTCTAGGCGCGGCGCGAAGCGGGCGGCAGCTGGAGGAATAATCGATCGCCGGAATTCGACGTCGGCGATGTCCTCTATCTCTTGTACTTTGACTGCCCCCCGTCTCTCGTCGGCGTCTTCTTCCCTGTTCTGTACTACTCCAGCAGTCATGGTTTTTGGCATGTTATGTAGAATATTTCTCTCGTCTCTGCTTCTTCATTGGTGGTCCAGGTATTTCAGCATAAACAGTTGAAAAGTACACATCATAATCCAACGCTCAGTTAAGATGCATTGCTTTGGGAGAAAGATTTTTAGACGGAATCCAATCCTATCTTGCCTATGCGGCTATGCCGGCCGGATTTTAGACTGATTTCTTTTTTTCCGTCGTATGTTGACTCAGAATGAGCTCTCCCTGAATTATGAACTGTTGCAAGAAGGTTAACCTAGACACTCCGAAAGACGAAATGGTCAGAAAATATAGAAATTTGTTCTTGATCGCAACGAAATGGCCGTCCATGTCGCGGGACAGGTGGTACGAAAGCATGGAGCAGCACTGCAGCAGACGCATCTCCTTCCATCTCCAGAACCGCCACACGTCTCCTGATCCCGATGCGGCAATgcctcgtgtgttcttgagcaTGGCGACAAGCAGTGTATATTTCCTGGCTAGCCAAGCCAAAGGCCAATCAACTTCTGCATTCCACTGGGGAATTATCATGAGCTGGCCTGTGATGGTTGGCTATTATTCTAGGCAACCAACGCAATCAGAGTTCGGCGCTGCCATTCAGATCCCGCAATGAACTTAAACTTGCGCACCAACCAGAACAGCTCAACATATATTCCGTCCAGTTTTCCAGGCAATCATCATCAGCACAAAGTCACAGCTACATGCaaaaaggaacaaaaaaaaacgtAATAGTCAAAAGAACGTAGCATCCAGATTAATTTTAAGGCGAAAAGTTCAGCAACGTTCGATGCTTAATATACAAAGCATTTCAACTAGTCGTTGTTGCAGTTCGCTCAGGGTGtcaaatttttcaaaactggTTAGTGATGTCTTATCTATGGCCATGGATTAGGATAACCTGTCTCGAAAGTGCTGGATGAATGCGCTCTTCTAGGACTGAAGGTACGGTAGCTCGGCGACGTACACCAGCTGAACATCAGCCAAAAGAGGGGATTATGACGTGCTAACCACACTCGTAAAATGAAATGACTAAACGGCATACAGAATTGAAGCTGGTGCTTGTCAGGTATGTTCCGATTCTAAAAAAGTTATGAGGACAGCTGAGACATGAATTGTGCTGGACACGAATGATTGGCAACGCCCTCGAGGCCTGATGGAACTGAACCTACACATCTCAACAGCtaattagaagttatttttTCATGGAAAAAATTCaatttactcccctcaactatagccaaaatctggataaccccctaaactataacttggttcaatttacccacTAAACTATaccatttagtttattttattctctaatacaatttatcttttttgtttctccatacacaagttgaattttaatttcaaattttgcagagtagtagtggacatcacaatacatatttaaaaaaagttttataatttttccccgttagttttcatataattttgtacTCCAaggattaatttattattaaatattctaacctatcgaaataataataaaaaatatgatttattttttctaacatgcGTTATGGTGCGTACTATTATGCTATAAAATTTTAACTCaaaactccacctatgcatggaaaaatgaaaaaaaattatattagggggtaatttgaatcAAATGGTATAATTTAGGGGGTAAAATGAGGGGAGTAATCCAGACTTTgactatagttgaggggagtaatttaaactttttcctttttcattaAGGACTTACTATTTCTGAGTCAAATCAGTGACGTGTTTGCTACCAAATAGGTCATGATAGTAGCAGTTGGTGTATCATTAAAGAAAATTTTAAAGTCTGATAGAAACAAGTTTAGAGTACATGATGATGACAAGAGTGTCATTGCACTTCCCAGCTCTGATTAAGCTAGGAACCTGCAACCTGGAACAAATCAATATAAGCTTCTGGTTTTCAGACATTATATATACACACCTATAGTTTGTTCAAGTACTAGAAAAGTAGCTGTTTTTGTAGTGGCAGAGACCACCGAAGTGTCGTGTAGGGGAGCTAGCTCTAGATTCCGCGATACTGCTGCTTTCGCCTCCGCAAGCAATCATAGAGAGAGGATGCAATGTGTTTTTCAAGCAAAGGAGGAATATTTTGAGGAAGCAAAATATCAATTAGTTGCAGGTGCCTATTTCCAAAACCATCCTAGCTCGTAGCCTTATCTCTTTTCCAATCATTAGCTCATTATACTGTCAAAAATATTCAGGGAGC
This window of the Panicum virgatum strain AP13 chromosome 1K, P.virgatum_v5, whole genome shotgun sequence genome carries:
- the LOC120641935 gene encoding tRNA (carboxymethyluridine(34)-5-O)-methyltransferase-like, with the protein product MYQHITTNNSMRPNDLIGAQDRVSAEGNRNCSSSVQCTPEIETKYVHHVYDAIAPHFSATRFAKWPKVAEFLNSLRPGSVVLDAGCGNGKYLGFNPDCFFIGCDISPPLIEICAGRGHEVLVADAVNLPYRDNFGDAAISIAVLHHLSTDDRRRKAIEELIRVVRRGGLVLITVWAREQEDKSLLNKWTPLCEKYIEEWVDQSSPPIRSQSASLLESIAETDEDAGVVNQADDRLKNCHDGIEDKTITACSNSNADRNEKNQQEYFVPWHLPFHRAEIGGASAAALESGFAKKDEKKGTVVYNRYYHVFVEGELQRLVFGIKSAAIVDQFYDKSNWCIVVKKL
- the LOC120641949 gene encoding membrane-anchored ubiquitin-fold protein 3 isoform X1 — encoded protein: MAGGKEPIEVRFRLFDGTDIGPTKYDPSTTVSALKEFILARWPQDKDIAPKTVNDLKLINAGRILENNRTLAESRVPVGEVPGGVITMHVVVRPPQADKNSEKQLANSPKQNRCGCTIL
- the LOC120641930 gene encoding pentatricopeptide repeat-containing protein PPR5, chloroplastic; its protein translation is MLAYSSTSKPWPQRHPPSPSQGAGAATAAARLVALAARSKRRGAGAAAAEGVDEAAEAAELVRSLLRRTGGGKERLVPVLDRHVRVVRTEHCFLLFEELGRRDAWLQCLEVFRWMQKQRWYVADNGIYSKLISVMGRKGQIRMAMWLFSQMRNSGCKPDTSVYNSLIGAHLHSRDKSKALAKALGYFEKMKCIERCQPTIVTYNILLRAFAQAGDTKQVDILFKDLDESIVSPDIYTYNGVIDAYGKNGMIKEMESVLLRMKSKQCRPDVITFNILIDSYGRKQTFDKMEQVFKSLLRSKERPTHPTFNSMITNYGKARLREKAESVLGKMEELGFKPNYVTQECLIMMYAHCDCVSRARQIFDELVNSQNKVHLSSLNAMLDAYCMNCLHTEADRLLDTALQKGVVPSGSTYKLLYKAYTKVNDKVLVQKLLERMNKQGIVPNKKFFLDALEAFGTSERKPRTSSAANNASKPSANSAGNSETAASIKPNLSVWQVAAT
- the LOC120641949 gene encoding membrane-anchored ubiquitin-fold protein 3 isoform X2, giving the protein MAGGKEPIEVRFRLFDGTDIGPTKYDPSTTVSALKEFILARWPQDKDIAPKTVNDLKLINAGRILENNRTLAESRVPVGEVPGGVITMHVVVRPPQADKNKKQLANSPKQNRCGCTIL